Part of the Planococcus plakortidis genome is shown below.
GCCGCCAGTTGACAGTTCATAGCCAGACGGCAAATCCGCACGTGCATTGTCTACGACTTCAAGCATCTGCGCTTCGAAATCATCGGCTTCACCGAACGCGCGGAGCGTGATGGCGCGGTCCCCTGATTTATGCGGCACTTGTGCAAGCGCCGTCGTTTCTTCTGCGGTGAGCAATTCGTCCAGGCCGACCAGTTCAGGCGGCCCTGGCTGTGCGGCAGCAGGCGGCCCTGCTTCACCGCCGGTTTCCGCTTGTTCACCGCTTGCCGTGGATGCCGGCAAACTGAATTCAGCAAGGTCGATCGGTTCGCCTTCCGTGATGCCTGCTTGCTTCAGGACGACTTCATATGGCGTCTGCCCTTCATAAAGCGTATAGAGCGGGACGCCTTGCGTCAGCAGCTGCAATTGATTGGTGACCGTCGACAAGGCGATGCCGTTGTCTTCAAGCGTTTCCCGCTCCGGTACGTATTCAATCGCCGGCACAGAAGCGCCGAGGTTATCGGTGACGACAGTCGCACCGTTTGCGAGCATCTCTTCTTCGAGCGTGTCACGCAGCGCCGCGAGTTCATCGATATCCTCGCCCGTCGCCGTCACGGTCACCGGTGCGCCCACTGGCGGCCCCTGGACGATGGTATCAAGGAAAATTTCCGCATCCGGATAGCGTTCGCGAAGTTCCGGTTCCCATTTGTCGATAAAGGCGGAGGCGGAAGTCGCTTCACGGTCGATACGGAATGCCACTTGGCCCGTATTGGCGCCGGTATTGTCCATCGATGAAGCAAACAGGTTCGGCAATCCTTCTCCTGTGAAGACGGCGGTTTCATTCACATCGCCATCTTCCTGCGCCACTTCCTCGGTCACTTCACGGATGAACGCATCGGTTTCTTCGATGGTCGTTCCTTCCGCAAGGCGCACGTTCATCGTCACTTCCTCGCGGTCCGCTTCCGGGAAGAATTCGAATGGCGTGAACAAGGCGAGTGACAGCAGTGCGGTCGCAATGGCCAATCCGCCGATCCCAGTCAGCCAAGGGCGTTTCAACACGCCTTTCAGCACTTTTCCGGAATACACTTGCGCAAGTTTTTCGAGCGGCTTGCCAAGGAAGCCCGGCGTGTCGGAAATTTTGCGCTTTTTGCGTTTCGTGCGCAAGTATTGCATCATCGGCACAAGCGTAATCGACAGTACCGTCGAAGCCAGGATGGTCGTAATCAAAATACTCGGCAGCGCTTTGATGAATGCGCCGTTTCCGCCGGATAGCAATAACAGCGGAGAGAACGTCACGACAATCGCCAGACTCGACGACACGATCGATGGGTAGACTTCCCGGACGCCATTGATGGCCCCTGCCATTGCGTGATCGCCAAGCTTATAGCGGCGCTGGATATTATCGTTGACGACGATGCTGTCGTCGACCAAAATCCCGATCGCGATAATCAAGCCGATAACGGAAATCTGGTTCAAATCGACACCGAGCGCCGGAATCGGGATGAGCCCGATCAGGACGGAAGCGAGAACGGTCAGCGCCACGGCAAACGCGCCGTATAGCGTAAGCCCCGCAGTCGTAACGACCAAGACCGCAAGCACCGCGATCAATAGCGAAATGTAAAGCGAGCTGAAAATCTCGTTGACGTTTTCAGCCTGGGACTCATAGCGTTCAGCCGAGATGCCTGCAGGCAAATCTTCATTGAACCCTTCGATCACTTCGCTGACACGGTCATCGACAGAAGGCACGTCCTGGCCAGTCTGCAAGAAGACCGTATAGGAAACCGCCGGCTCGCCTTCGAATGTGACGATATCTTCAGCCGGCATTTCAGCCAATTCGACCGACGCCACATCAGCGAGCGGCACCGCTGCCTGGCCGACCTGCAGCTCACGCAGCTTTTCGATGCCTTCGCTTTGCTGCACGGTCAAGAGGAATTGCTGTTCGCCGTCACTGTGGGTACCAAGGGACAGCGGCTGATTCGCTTGCTGCAGGCTTTCAAGCACTTCAAAAGGCTGCAATTGATTTTCTGCCAGCGCATCCCCATCGAGCTCAATGACCACCTGCTCACCGTTCAAGCCTTTCACTTGGGTTCCGGCGACGCCGGACACCGCTTCGACTTCATCCGAGAGATCGGCGAGCGGCCTTTCGAGTTCGGCAAGTTCCGCTTCGTCCCCGTAGAACATATAGGAAACCAACGGGAATGTCAGGTCCAGCTTTTCGACGCTTGTTTCCTGCGCCTGTTCCGGGAAACTGCCGGCTGCGCGCTGTGCCTGTTGCTGGATCGTATTGATCAAGCCATCAGGCTCTACGCCGTCTTCAATTTCCAATGTGATGATGGAAGCCGAATTCGCTGAAATGGAATCCATCGACGCGATGCCGTCAATGCTCTGCAATTCCCTTTCAATCGGATTCGTGATGCTCGTTTCCACTTCTTCCGGCTCGGCGCCCGGCAAGATCGTGGAGACCAGCACAAGGCCCGGAGGCGTTTCGGGAATTTCACGCTGAGGCAAAGTCAGGAATGTATAGACCCCGACCAGCATGAGAATCAGGATCAAGAAGATGAATAACTTACTGCGTTCAAGTATGTACTGCATAAGGATTAGCTCCCTCCGATTGTTGTATAACTATTGTATAACTACAAATCGGAAAGCGCCAATTTAAACGCTCGAAAACCGGCCAAAAAGATTGGCCGGTTTCCGGTTAAACTTTTTCAGGGCGCCGCTGCTTGAAGAAGTAAGCGCCGATGAACAGCAAGAGCGGTGGCAAGATGCTCAATTTGAACACCCAGCTGTCATCTCCCATGAAAATCAGGCCCATCGGCAAAAGTGATGCAAGCCCTCCCCAAAACAGCGCTTTCCACGATCGTTTCCAAACCCCGTACAAGCCGAGCAGCAATGCGGCAATCACCAGCGACCACAATAAGATCCCCATCAACAGGAAATCCATCTCCATGCGCCTCCGTTCGGTTTTATACTTTAGTTATACCCCTTTTTTTAATAAAAATCATTCATCAAGAATACTTTTTATGCATTTTTATATAGGTATCTAGAAATGAAAAAGCTTCCACCGAAATTTTCGAGGGAAGCTTCATAAAGCGTTTTATAAGTTTTCGAAAAACAGGCGCAACACGTCTGCCCCGCCGATGAATGTGCCGAGCGAACTGCCGAGGTTGGTCAATACGATGACGAGTAGGACGCGCGTCACTTTATTGTCCCAAAAGCCTTTGACCGTGAACACGTCTTTCGACAAGGTATCGAAATCCCCGACATTCGGCCGGCGGATAAACGCTTGTGTCAGCCCCGAAAACCAGCCGGCCGCAACGAGCGGATTGAGCGAGGAAATCGGCGCAGCGACAAAGGCGGTGAGGATCGCCAGCGGATGGCCGAACGCGACCGCGGCCCCGATTGCGGCAAGCGTGCCGTTCCACAGGATCCAGCTGACGGTTTGGTCCAAACCAGCCGCCGGGTTTGCATAGAAGGTGTACGCGATAATGGACAAAATAATCGCCGGGATGGCCCAGCCGATGATCTTCGGCCATTTCGACTTCTTCGGCACTTCATTGAGCGCCTTTAAATCCTGCTCTTCGTGGATTTCGCGGGTAATGCCTGGAATGTGCGCGGCACCAAGCACCGCGACGACCTTGTCGCCGGGTGCTTCTTTGATCTTCTGCGCCAAATATTGGTCGCGTTCATCGATGAGCGGCTTCTTGATGCGGGGGAACGCTTTAGTGAAATCATCCATCACCGCGTTCAATGTATCCTGCTGCTTCATCTTCTCAAGTTCCTCTTCGGAAATCGATTCCTTGCTGAAAATGCTGAAGAACACGGAGGAAATGAGCTGGACCTTGCCCATCAGCCCGATATTGCCCCAGATACGCGAAAACGTCACTTGGATATTGCGGTCGGCCAGGACCAGTTCCGCTCCGGTCTCTTGCGCGGAATGGATGCCCTGGATCATTTCCGAACCGGGCTTAATGCCGAACTGATCGGCCAGGCGGTTCTGGAACGAGGAAATGGCCAAGTTCATCAACAACAGGCTCGCTTTCTTGTCCTTGATGATCTTGAAGATATCGGTTTCTTTCCATTTCTTGTCCTGCATGACCGAATCATAGCGCTGGGCGTCGAGTTCGATGCACACCGAATCCGGCCGTTCGCGCTCGACGACTTCCTTCACTTGCTCTGCGCTCCGTTTGGACACATGTGCTGTGCCGATCAAGATAAATTGTTTGCCGCCCACTTCGAGACGGGTGATATTGTCTTCCGTCATTATCTCTTCTGTCATGAGTGTACTTCCTTCATAGAATAGGATTTCTTCTTCATTCTTGATTCTCGATGAAAAAGACTGTCTATTCTTTATAATGAATCACCGAGCGCAAAATATCAATCTTTTCGAAAGCTTACAAGTCCGGCGCATTGAACGTATTGCCGTCATTCAAATCACCGGCGCGGAAGCCTTTATAGAACCATTCCTTGCGCTGCTCGGATGTGCCGTGGGTGAAACTCTCCGGCACGGCATAGCCGCGCGTCCTTTTCTGGATCGTATCGTCGCCGACTGCACTGGCCGCGGTCAACGCTTCCTCCAAATCGCCTTCTTCAAGATAGCCCATGCCTTGAGCGTGATGCGCCCAGACACCGGATAAATAATCCGCCTGCAATTCCAGGCGCACCTGCAATTGATTGTATTCCGTCTCGCTCAGCTGGTTGCGCGCCTGTTGGACGTCCCCGAGCACGCCGAGCAAATTCTGCACGTGGTGGCCGACTTCATGCGCCACGACATACGCCATCGCGAAATCACCGGGTGCGTTGAACTGGCGCTCGAGCTCGTCATAAAAGCTTAAATCGATGTATAATTTGGAATCCGCCGGGCAATAAAACGGTCCCGTCGCCGCTCCCGCCATGCCGCAAGCCGACTGGACACTTCCGGAAAACAGCACCAAGGTCGGCTCGACATATTCCATGCCTTCTTCGGCGAACACTTCGGCCCATACTTCTTCCGTATCCGCGAGGACGACCGAGACGAAATCGGCCAGTTCTTCTTCCCGCTCGCTCGCCACATACGGCTCCGAACTGGATCCGCCTCCGCCATCGCCGAGTATCGCTCCCGGGTCGCCCCCGAGAAACGTGATCAACAAGACGATCAGTAAGCCGCCGATCCCGCCCCCGGCCAGCACCGGCCCGCCGACACCGCGCCCTCTCCTGTCTTCTACATTCCTGCTACCCGCTCGCCCTTTCCATTTCATAAAAGAATCCCTCTTTCCGCATCCATTTTTATTTAGCTATACCCGCTATAGCGGAAACTTTAATCCCATATGGGCAAACGGTAGACCAAAAACCGTTCACGTGGATCTTTCTCTTCGACCGGCAGTTCAATATCTTCAGCCAATTCGAATGCGGTGCGCCGTTCCAGGAAATCGGTATATTCGACTGCAGGATAAAATAAGATCACTTCAACTTCCCGCGGATGGTCCGCCGCCGACTTTTGGATCCTGTCCACTACACTCATGAACACCGGATCGGAAAACGGGTTGAAAAAATAAAACCAGCGATCTTGTGGATCGATTTCATAATCCTGCGCGTAAGCATTGATGAACTCGATATCAGCTTTCCCTCTATAGCGCTGCAAATTCCGGAGCGAGGCTTTATGCAGCGACGGGTCGACTTCCACTCCTGCCGACGGCGTCCCGAACAGGTGATGCGCGAAAAAGTTCAAGCGCCCTTTGCCGCTCCCGAAATCGACCAGCCTGCCCGTTCCTTTCAACGGATGTGCCTTGAACAATCGATCCAGCCACGCATAAGGCGTCACTTCAAACCGGTGCTCATGCAGCGATGCGTGGAAGCCCATCTGCTCGCCGCCGGTGTGGATATTCAATTTTCGGTCCATTCGATGATCGTCCATGTGCTTGCCTCCTTTGGTCTATTGGGAGCAGTTCAAGCCGTCGCTCTCCATTCCCACATTTTACAAAATTAAAAATGCTTTTTCTCTTGCCTTTCCCATTTCTTTCTGTTATATTACAGCTAATTCAATAATTTCTTGCTTCCTTAGCGGAGCGAGGATAGAGGCGCAAAAACCATCAGTACGCAATCCGAGGAGTATGGGCTCTTAGGACGATTGCCGAAAGGGGGATTTGCCGAAGCGGCAGGATGCTCATATTCCTGTGCGCTGGTTCTGCACTGAAGAAGTGCCGGACTGTCATATAGGAAACTATATGGAGGGCTATCTGACGAACAGGAACGATTGGTAAACATTGTTTCTAACGGCAGCAACGGGCCCCCGTTGCTGCTTTTTTGTTTACTCCGGACCGGCCCCCACCTCTAATTTTTGAAAAAAACTTAGAAAAGGGTGTGTTCTCTATGAAATTCGGTCAAGTGATCACTGCGATGGCGACGCCATTCGACGCAAACGGTGAAATCGATTTTCAGGCAACAACAAATCTCGTGGAACATCTTATCAATAACGGTTCGGACGGCATCGTCGTCGCCGGGACGACCGGCGAATCGCCGACTTTGTCGACAGACGAAAAAGTGGCGCTGTTCGTCCACGTCGTCACTGTGGCGGACGGGCGCGCGAAAATCATCGCGGGCACCGGCTCGAACAACACGCGGGCATCCGTCGCCTTGACTCAGCAAGCGGAACAAGCGGGCGTCGACGGCATCATGCTTGTCACTCCTTACTATAACAAACCGTCTCAAGAAGGCATGTACCGCCATTTTGAAGCGATCGCAAACGCGACGACGCTTCCGGTCATGCTCTATAACATCCCGGGCCGCAGCGTCGTCAATCTGTCGGTCGATACCATCGTCCGCCTGTCGCTGATCGATAATATCACCTGCGTAAAAGAAGCAAGCGGCGATCTGGATGCCGCTTCCGAAATCATCGAGCGCACAAGCAGTGACTTCGCCGTCTACAGCGGCGACGACAGCCTGACCTTGCCGATGCTTTCTGTCGGCGGGACTGGAATCGTTTCGGTTGCAGCGCACATCATCGGCAATGAAATGCAGGAAATGATCAAATTGTTCCGCACAGGCGATACAGTTGGCGCTGCGGCGCTTCACCGCAAATTGCTGCCGACGATGAAAGCATTGTTCGCGGCACCGAGCCCGAGCCCTGTCAAAGCGGCGCTCAACCTATCGGGCGTACCGGTCGGCGGCGTGCGTTTGCCGATGCTCGCGTTGACTGAGGAAGAAACTGCCACCTTGCAGCAATTCCTGCCATCCCCTAAACAGGCCGCCGTCACCAATTAAAAAAGCTTCGCAGCCCTTTAAAACAGGGACTGCGAAGCTTTTTTTAATTGTATACTTCTTCCAGCGCGCGCTTCAAGCTCCCGCCAATGCGTAAGGTCCGGACATCGATGCCAAGGGAAGTCAATGACTGTGCCGTCTCCGGGCGGATACCTGTCAACACGCATTCGACGCCGATCAGCTCGAGCGACTGGATGATTTTCAGGATCTGTTCAGCTACCATCGTGTCGACGCGAATGACCCCTGATAAATCGAGAAGCAAGGTAGTGATCTTCAATTCGCTCGCAGACAGCAGCGTGCGCTCGAGAATATAGTGTGCACGGTCAATTTCAACGCTCCCGATCAGCGGCAAAATGGCGACTGAATCACTGATCGGGACGACAGGCGCCGATAATTCCAGAAATTCCTGGCGCGCTGCAGCCAGCTTGTTCTGGTACGAAACCGTATAGGCATGCATGTAGGCGTAGGTGGCATGGTCCAGAAGCGCATGCAATAATTCCGCCGCATCATAGGTTATTTCCGGGGAAATATCCAAACGGCGGCCTTCGCTTTTGATCAGCGTGGCCAGATGCTTCCGGTATAAACCGGTTTCTTCCAATGCCGTATCCAATGTCATGCCTTGCTCCAGAAAGAAATTCCCCGTGGCATTGCCCCATTGCGTAATGACAGCCATGTTCTTCGCTTCATTGCAGCTGTCCTGCATCGCCTTCCCAAGCAATTCGATGAAACGGGCGCGCTCTTCCAATACCAGTTCCGAGAACTCCCTTTTTTCTTCCACCATCTCCTCCGGCAAGGCCGACTGCCGTTCTTCCTGGATCAATTGCGCAATCATGTATTTATCTTCTTCCACTCGTTTACCGAATAAAGCCATTTCTTTTTCCATTGGAACCTCCATCAATTGCTGCTTGCTTGATTTGCCATAACAGATTCATTATACCCATTTCTTGATACAAGAAATAGCGAATTGATTTTTTGGGACAAAAAAACCTGCCAAATGGCAGGAATTTTTTGTCTTATTTTGCGAATAGCTTTTTCAATGTATCAGATGAAACGGCTTTTTCTCCACCAAGGATCGTGTAGTACGTATCTTCTGTTGAGTAATCGACGATTTGTTCTTTAGAA
Proteins encoded:
- a CDS encoding TraB/GumN family protein encodes the protein MTEDNITRLEVGGKQFILIGTAHVSKRSAEQVKEVVERERPDSVCIELDAQRYDSVMQDKKWKETDIFKIIKDKKASLLLMNLAISSFQNRLADQFGIKPGSEMIQGIHSAQETGAELVLADRNIQVTFSRIWGNIGLMGKVQLISSVFFSIFSKESISEEELEKMKQQDTLNAVMDDFTKAFPRIKKPLIDERDQYLAQKIKEAPGDKVVAVLGAAHIPGITREIHEEQDLKALNEVPKKSKWPKIIGWAIPAIILSIIAYTFYANPAAGLDQTVSWILWNGTLAAIGAAVAFGHPLAILTAFVAAPISSLNPLVAAGWFSGLTQAFIRRPNVGDFDTLSKDVFTVKGFWDNKVTRVLLVIVLTNLGSSLGTFIGGADVLRLFFENL
- a CDS encoding neutral zinc metallopeptidase produces the protein MKWKGRAGSRNVEDRRGRGVGGPVLAGGGIGGLLIVLLITFLGGDPGAILGDGGGGSSSEPYVASEREEELADFVSVVLADTEEVWAEVFAEEGMEYVEPTLVLFSGSVQSACGMAGAATGPFYCPADSKLYIDLSFYDELERQFNAPGDFAMAYVVAHEVGHHVQNLLGVLGDVQQARNQLSETEYNQLQVRLELQADYLSGVWAHHAQGMGYLEEGDLEEALTAASAVGDDTIQKRTRGYAVPESFTHGTSEQRKEWFYKGFRAGDLNDGNTFNAPDL
- a CDS encoding STAS domain-containing protein codes for the protein MEKEMALFGKRVEEDKYMIAQLIQEERQSALPEEMVEEKREFSELVLEERARFIELLGKAMQDSCNEAKNMAVITQWGNATGNFFLEQGMTLDTALEETGLYRKHLATLIKSEGRRLDISPEITYDAAELLHALLDHATYAYMHAYTVSYQNKLAAARQEFLELSAPVVPISDSVAILPLIGSVEIDRAHYILERTLLSASELKITTLLLDLSGVIRVDTMVAEQILKIIQSLELIGVECVLTGIRPETAQSLTSLGIDVRTLRIGGSLKRALEEVYN
- the dapA gene encoding 4-hydroxy-tetrahydrodipicolinate synthase yields the protein MKFGQVITAMATPFDANGEIDFQATTNLVEHLINNGSDGIVVAGTTGESPTLSTDEKVALFVHVVTVADGRAKIIAGTGSNNTRASVALTQQAEQAGVDGIMLVTPYYNKPSQEGMYRHFEAIANATTLPVMLYNIPGRSVVNLSVDTIVRLSLIDNITCVKEASGDLDAASEIIERTSSDFAVYSGDDSLTLPMLSVGGTGIVSVAAHIIGNEMQEMIKLFRTGDTVGAAALHRKLLPTMKALFAAPSPSPVKAALNLSGVPVGGVRLPMLALTEEETATLQQFLPSPKQAAVTN
- a CDS encoding efflux RND transporter permease subunit, encoding MQYILERSKLFIFLILILMLVGVYTFLTLPQREIPETPPGLVLVSTILPGAEPEEVETSITNPIERELQSIDGIASMDSISANSASIITLEIEDGVEPDGLINTIQQQAQRAAGSFPEQAQETSVEKLDLTFPLVSYMFYGDEAELAELERPLADLSDEVEAVSGVAGTQVKGLNGEQVVIELDGDALAENQLQPFEVLESLQQANQPLSLGTHSDGEQQFLLTVQQSEGIEKLRELQVGQAAVPLADVASVELAEMPAEDIVTFEGEPAVSYTVFLQTGQDVPSVDDRVSEVIEGFNEDLPAGISAERYESQAENVNEIFSSLYISLLIAVLAVLVVTTAGLTLYGAFAVALTVLASVLIGLIPIPALGVDLNQISVIGLIIAIGILVDDSIVVNDNIQRRYKLGDHAMAGAINGVREVYPSIVSSSLAIVVTFSPLLLLSGGNGAFIKALPSILITTILASTVLSITLVPMMQYLRTKRKKRKISDTPGFLGKPLEKLAQVYSGKVLKGVLKRPWLTGIGGLAIATALLSLALFTPFEFFPEADREEVTMNVRLAEGTTIEETDAFIREVTEEVAQEDGDVNETAVFTGEGLPNLFASSMDNTGANTGQVAFRIDREATSASAFIDKWEPELRERYPDAEIFLDTIVQGPPVGAPVTVTATGEDIDELAALRDTLEEEMLANGATVVTDNLGASVPAIEYVPERETLEDNGIALSTVTNQLQLLTQGVPLYTLYEGQTPYEVVLKQAGITEGEPIDLAEFSLPASTASGEQAETGGEAGPPAAAQPGPPELVGLDELLTAEETTALAQVPHKSGDRAITLRAFGEADDFEAQMLEVVDNARADLPSGYELSTGGENSDQEAFFAEIGILFLVVLLLVYLVIAFQFKSFGLPFLVLIAVYLGISGAILGLFLTQTPLSFLGVMGIVSLTGIVVRNAVVLIDFVEERRLTGDFNIEEAIIESGYARIKPIVLTSLTSIVALLPVAFSGDPLFEPLAVTIIAGLAFSGIFTLVMIPALYLLFHRIVRKEKKQTA